The sequence AACTGTATATAATTTAACTGTGCTTTGAATGaaagaaaagtattttaatctttattacttTTTATGCCTATTGGAGATGCTTGCAGTAGTGTAGCTATATTGCAATATTACTAAATTTTAGTTCCTCAAACACTAAAAGATACTCCAGCAGTGGAgccaaatctatttttttttagttccacTGCTACAGTgtacatctatagatagatgtgcattgttcatgagagctaaaattttttttttttttaattttatttgaacggtgattaaaataataaaaatgcctctctctctctcagtcactTCGTACTCTTCGACCCACACCTCCGCCGGCCTCAACGTCATCGGCCTAAGTTGACCCAAGCCCCAAGCCTCCGACACACGCCTCCGCCGGCCTCAACATCACCACCCAAGTCGACCCAAGCCCTAAGCCGTCGATCCACGTCTCCGACCCACGCCTCCACCCACTTCTCTTCCCCCGATCAGACCCATGCAGACACTGTCCTCCCCAAGCCGCAAGCCACCGCTGCCGCccatctctctattctctttgttgtgattgagtttttttatttttattttttatttttttttatgtattttcatatgggtttggtggctgtggtggtggtggttgattttggctatggtaatggtggtggatgattttgacagtgggtttgtggattttggttgtggtggtggtggatgattttggcTTTGGCAGTGAGTTTTGTGGATTTTGGCTATAGGTTGTGGTTGCGGTTGTCATGGTTGGTGGTTTGTGGTGACTGGTGGTGATGGggttgtgattgtggttgtggtatttttttttttttttctatgttgtgtTGTGGTTGCCAAAGTAGAGTGGTGGTTGTGaccagtggtggtggtggtggtggtggtggttgtgggtgtggcTGATagtagaggtggttgtggttggtgctgtggattttttttggtagtgagatatattattttattgtagaggatatattattttattgtaatgtttatattattttattatgttgaaaactaaaatagatcTCCTGTTGCAACATGtgtatagataaaataacttttggtggagctaaaaagataaatttttaactcccctgttgtggatgctctaatgtTAACTTTATAGACTAACAACAGGcagcttttttttgttttttttggttgaggaaaAACAATAGGCAGACTTGGAAAACAGGTGTTAACTCGGAGGTAATGTGCAAAAGAGCAATGCAAAAGaattgtatatagttagttaggcaacgtttgaaataataaaagaaagtagcatctcaagttttagaaactcgagatccatattacaAAAaggccacatagatctcgagtctttaagactcgagtttcatgcgaaaaaaatttcacctatagtggcgtttttaagcctttcaGTGacattttaaagccctatagcggcgttttcctggaaattttttttcataagtacAGATTtatggagtcctatagtggcgtttttaagccctatagtgacgttttatagacATAGAGCggcgtttttattcaatttatggaaatcgagtctttaaaactcgattttcagcttaatttttttcccctttagactaatccacttacaaatcgagacttaaaaactcgatttttatcttggaactcgagttttagacactcgagatgctagttttcaacattgttttgaaacgtgacaattaactaaattttttaatatttattgttatttagaaaaaaaaattctgttaaCTCGTGTATTTGGTTTTGACCTATCAAATATGGGTTAAAAAATGTATGCACCAAGGTCAGTTACCACACGTTAGAAACCATACTGCACTATTAGGCTTGAAGCCTTGGATCAGTCGGCTAAACTATGGTTGGTTATCCCTGGGCCAGATTAACTGTTAGACTGGCCTtaaatgtgttttatttttattttttaggtcaGAATGGGTTGGGCCTAAATGTGTGTGTTTTAATCAGAATGGGTTTGCAGCTTTGAACAAAGTCAAATAATAGACAATACTGTGATATGAAAATAGGCgacaaatgaaaagaataaaataatttgactatATCATTGGCGcatacaaattaattaatcaaatgggaatgtcaaaaaataaaagaattgatgTACAAgctatatattttcttttctgttcCCTATGACTTGGTGCATTCTAGAGAGAGGCCTTGGGGGAATCTCTTTGTATCTGTGCAGTAATTGTATATCATGTAGTTCTTCTGAACCCATTTCAGCCTGTCTTGACTAGTTGAGTCCAACTCTTGTGAGAGCCACGCATTGCTAGTGGATGCAGAAGAGGGAGAGCTTGAGCTGCAGGATGATACTCCAGAGGACCAAACACATGCATTGGCATTGAAGTTCCTATAGGAGGCAGTGAAAGGAGCTTGTGTCCAGTCTGTCTTGACTAGCCCACCCCTTGTGGCCCAGTCATCAGCATTCCACAGGCTAGAGTAGATCCTCATTGCCTGGTTCTTTGGGAATGGTACACCAATTGACTCCAGGTTCTTGAACTCTCTTATGGGAGTGCCATCCACAGAGAAACTGAAACAGAGAACATAGAATTTCATTAGCTTGTACAACttgtcaaaaataaataaataaattgacgGAAGACTACAATTTTGAAACAGTAAGTCTATATGAATACAATGGTTTTTACAGCTGCTATTATGAACTTTCGTGATTGGTGCACAACAAAAATACTATTCAGGTAAAAGTAATGTTGCTCCAATCACAACCAATCATGTTCCACTGCGAAAAATGTTGTGTCCTTGGTATTAAACATTTTCGAAAGGTGGATTTGTAGATACTTACATGATGCGCTGGGGGTTCCAAAGGATAGAATAGGTGTGGAAATCTGCACTTGGGTCAAACCAGAGATAGAATTGCTGCTCTCTGTTGCCCTTGCCTTGGCTGAACACATTGGTGTGAATGATGTAAGGATCACCACTCAAATTGCCAAGGAACTCAaagtctatctcatcccatgtTGACCCTTTTGAGGATAACTGTAAATTCACACGTAAAAAGATGATATATATTAGTATACCTTGAAGCAtggaatatataaataaaattgtattataGAAGATTGAGGCAAATGATGATATAGCAGGAGAACTCACATAGTAGGCAGTGACTGTGCCTGCAGAGTTTCCAGGGACAAGCTTGAGTTGCATATCAATCTTTCCGAATAAGAATTCATTCTTGGATTGGAATCCAGAGCCAGAGGTTTTGTCAAGGGAGAGAGTAAGAAGCTCGCCACTGTTGAGTATCTTAGCACGGCCATCACCCCATGTAATATCAAAATCTTGGTACAAGTTACTAGCAGAGGCAGACAATATTAAAGAACCAAGCATAAGAGTACTGATCATCAGCATCACTGGAAATGTTGAAGGAAAAGAAGCCATGGAAATATGAAAGAGGGTAATTGAAAATACGAGTAAGAAGAGCTTATGAAATGAAGGGATCGATGAATATGGTTGAGAACTTGGATTGGTATATATAGTGAGAAGTGAATAGTGATACGTTTCGTAAGGCCAAAGTCGggagaaattataatttctccaaagTCGGAGAGGAAGTAGCATAGGAAGGTCCACTAGTCAAGTCAGCTATGGACAGTTGTTGGGTTTAAGAGATAGctgtcaaaactcaaaagcgTTTTTCCTAGTCCTAATAGTAACAACTCAATCACAAAttttctaccaaaaataaaactcatagaaaaaaaaattaaggacaagAATTTTTTGGTTGTCAGAATCAGACTCAACCtaacccttttgttttttttgggttatatcaTTGTGGGTGATGGGACgcggttttggttttggttttgcatTGATACTGCACAGTACGCATCACAAAGCTGCTTCTTAGCTGGGTTAGCATTAgcccatcatcatcattattattattactaggaaaaaaaaaaaaaaaaatgtagctacTGTAGCTACAGCGCCTCTTGGAACTGTAgctattgttaaaaaaaaaaaaaaagggacaaagtGGCTCACCAAAATGACACTGTAGATAAACAATGCAAAAACACTGAATGGACATTGCTAAAATACTGTAGCGGCATTGCGGctttttacaaaacatttattttcagttgtggttggtcacaatttcatattttattattttattttgacttataagaaattgacatttcaataattgtgaaaatattgtaaaatttattgtgtcagtataacagtatatataaaagggggaaaaaaaaatgaacggaagactgaagaaaaaaaaaaaaaaagtgcctcACGAAAATTTCACTGTAGGCGAACAATGAATAAACAGTGATTTAACACTGAATGCACAATGTTAAGTCACTGTAGCGGCATTgccgctttttatatataagaaaaaaaagtacaaatagaagacagaaaaaaaaaaaaaatgtaagctaCTGTACTACGCGCCTCTTGGAACTATAGCtactattcaaaaaaaaaaaaaaaaaaagacaaagtggCTCACCAAAATGACACTGTAGATGAACAATGCAAAAACACTTAATGAACATTGCTAAAATATTGTAGTGGCATTGCGGCTTTTCACAAaagatttattttcagttgtggttgatcacaatttcatattttattttgacttataagaaattgacatttTAATAATtctgaaaatattgtgaaatttattgtgtcagtataacaatatatataaaaaaaaaaaaaaaaaaaaaaaaaaaaaaaaaaaaaaaaaaaagacaagtgcCTCACGAAAATTTCACTGTAGGCGAACAGTGAATAAACAGTGATTTAACACTGAATGTACAGTATTAAATCACTGTAGCGGCATTCccgctttttatatataagattatTATTTAGTGAAGCATATTATATAGTGTTATATGTGCCTATTTTAAATTGTTCTCTTTCTGCGACATATGtgattgttaaaaaaatgaaagtcaaaagaagaagatatgtGCATGCGTTAGCACCGACGGCTGGAATCATCACCGACAAGgacataaaaaaacaaattatcttATCCCATTGCACAAAAGTTactctttacttttttattctgTCTTTTTGGTTGAGGGTCGGGGCGTTTCAAAaggaaaactcaaaatattatttaggaattaggagaaagtgaggaaaaaaaaaaaaaaaaatcattggaaTACATTGAATCATTGGAATACATTAAATCCTAGACTTTTAAAGGGAAGACTTGagaaattttgttctcacttcATACCTCCTAAATTTTGGAAAAGTTGCACTTacattttttgaacttttattttagtcaatttaatatataaattgagtaatattataattataaactattttacaacatacttacaaaatattgatatgaccaatctcttattggttttcattagTCTTGTCCAACCCACCAGCTAGATTGACCCACTCGCTCAAACTGACTAGACCTACTTGAAAATTGCTGAATCTGAGGGAACCCATCCAATCCGACCCAAGTCCTTCACTAGTTGGCAGCAGGTCTAGAAATTGCACACCCAATTTGGTTGGGTCAGTTCCAGGTTGGGCACAAACTTGACCCTGTCTGACCCAAGGATACCCCTAATTTTCATTTAGCCCatcattaatattactttttcattcaacaataatcactcaccacatcaacaatttgttattttttttataaaatagtttgtattatTCATATAAATTTGGTAATGTAGTAAATAGATCtcttaactttttcttttgccAATTTAATACATAAACTTTGATACTATAGCAATAAGACACCCTTAACTTTTTTCCTATCaccaatataaaatttttgagaCCAAGtaatcaacaaaaatataattaaaggGATCTTactacaaaaacataaaaatatagagGGTTTATTTGTTATAGTCCTAATGTTTGTGTACTaaattggctaaaataaaaattaaggggTGTAAATGAAATTATCCAAATTAAGTTCAAGAGGTGTCAAGGCATTTTATCTAGACAATTTAAACTAGACTTTCATATGCATGCATTTTATGTGTGATGGTCAGACTTGTTTGGAGTTTATTTAGGTATTTATGAAAGTCTAGGGTTTACAATGTCATATTAAAAAGTGTAtggtttttttggttctttcCCCTTTTATTTAACATGATGTGTACTCCATGCCAAAATGTGGTTATAAATACGGTTTTTTTCCCTTGATAAACAAcaagtttatttaaaaaagaggGTTACATTATAAGGCATGAGCCAAAGTTCATCTCTAGCTAGGGCCCTAATCACAATAGAAGGTTTAACTGAGATGGCGACTTTGTCCCAGACCAATTACAGTTGAAGCCCCGACTTATCAAATAGTGAGTTGGCTCATTCGTGTCATGGCtttatatcaataaataaatgtttgttGGGGGGAGAGAACACATTggagaaattttaatttagcaGTTAAGTATAATATATAGAAACACTACTTTGTCTAAAAACTTAAACCAATGAGTATGgtcacaattattttttattaactacTTATACTTCTTATTAGTATCCAATATAGGCTTTACTACTTAATTAACCACATCACTTACATGtaaatattacaacattatAGGAATATAGTATTAATATAAAGTATTTATCATTAAAACTATTTTATGGTATAAACAGTTTCAAACATAAGTtgattttatagaaaaataaatagatgaATTATGTGTTGGGAGTAATACACAAAGTAATAAAGGAAGAATAAGGATAACACAAAAGTCAAACAGAAATAAACTACTTGGAGGCATAAAATTGTTAtctttagacaatatttgccctAACACTCTTGTTATTAAAGGATTATCGCAAACTTGTCCATAGGATACAACCAAGTTGTTGGGCTCTACAGATAgcaattttggaaaataaccacagggttttttgtgtttctctctaacttactattttttgAACATAAGTCTTAatttatacccatagggttATATTCCATCAAAAGGCACGTATAAAgagttaaaatgttttataaaacCGTTCACAAGGtttgaaacctcttcaaatGTTCAGAACAGTTACCAAAAAATTCTGCGGAAAACTCAGTTTTACGAGTTATGATCGATCGAGAGTTcctttcgattgatcgaatgcacttttcgatcgattgaataAGAATCAAATAGCGATCGAATCATCTAGTGACTCCAGGattattttctttatcattttgatCGACAAGCAAAAACTTCGACTGATCGAAAATCCTTTAGTTCGAATTTCaattagaaaattccaaaacttaaattttcactttatgaaacaataCTCTCCAAACTCAGATATCATTATTACAACTTATccatgtatatacctatatatgcAACATTACGTGCCCTACATAGATTGTCCTCTCTGATTCAATTGCTAAGACGGGTATTGAAGTATTTTACATGTGGTTGAGGGTCAAATGCTTCATTTAACTATCCCATTGGCATGTGCTTTGATCAATAAAAAGATGTGGAAGTGGCTTTGGTGTTTATGGGTGCAAGGGctaattaaaattagtaagtaGTCGCCTTTAGTTGCCGTGACTAAGTATgattgcagaaaaaaaaaaatggtttggaTGTGATGTATTTGCCAATTTATACTAAATATAATGTAAGGTAAAAATGTTCACACCTATTTATATTAGATGAATGTATGAGTGTGttgatgttaaaaaaaaaaaaaaaaaatgatgaatgtATGAGTGTAATGTTCAACCTGTGAAATTAATCGCATAATAATCATGCACTTGTTGTTATGACTAATGAGTGTTATGTTCAACCTATTACTGATTGCATAATAAGCATGCACAATATCCCACAATATGCCAACAATGATAAGCATGACTTCACTGTAAAAAAAGCATGCCCTGTTATAGTCCAAACAAATTAAGCAAAATCAATTCAAAGTTGAAGTGTCGATCGGCCAGCTTTTGGTATTTTATATAGTCACACAACTTGTATTTGCAGGCTAGGTTTCCTAGCGGTGTGCTATGTGTGAGCGAGAGATCTTTGGATGcattttgggtttgggtattGTATCGGGTGTCTTTATGTCACCTTTAATATGCTTATATTGTCAATGAAACTTTTATCTTCAATGTCACCATATATTTAGCCTTAAGCTTAAGGTAAAGTCATGTAAATTTTTGTGCTAAAACTTAAAAGTAattggttgttttatttttctatttctattttgctcACTATAATAGTATAATACCCAcattaagcatttttttttaggaaaacatATATTATACTACCCAcattaagcatttttttttaggaaaacatATATTATACTACCCAcattaagcatttttttttaggaaaacgTATATTATACCATGCACAGATtaaaagatattatatatatatatatatatatatatatagagtttagGTTTTACACGATATAACTATATAACTTTAAGCAATATTAcaccatttaatattttttaattgaatgcaaACTTAAACAAATCTATCGTTAAATTATCTTTACATATTCAtcatgtttacaaaatttcaaaatgattaaaaattaataaccatgttatcaattaattttttaaattcaaatttttgtgtttaaaataatgcacaaaaaatgagtttataaattaaatagtaaataacatctcaTTGATATATAGAACATAATTCAAtagtgagattttcaaaatatgaattttataacaagttatttggtaatgtaacattacttagactTAGAGTTATActaggtataacttgaaccgaACTCTATACATAGGTACATACACACAGAAAATcgatatttaataattttttaatcagattaagatatataatatatattatacaagcTTACAATAATATTATCTCACAAGATAATAAGAGTGGCTAATAAGAGTGCGACAAATAATCAACCCGCAAAGTGAAAACTAAGACCAatatataagaaagaaagaaaaaaaaaaatccacggCCTAGGTACTATGTTATCTTGTAGTTTCTTCCATCTCTACTATGCATTGGTAATGGCACACTCTGGAGGAAAGCCCTGTGGGAAGCGTTTGGTGTCTGTGCAGTAGTTATAAATCATGTAATTTTTCTGCACCCACTTCAGCCTGGCTTGGCTTGTGGTATCCAAATCTTCTTTCATCCATGTATTATTGTTGGAAGTTCTTGAAGATGGAGACTTTGAACTACAAGAAGATGAACCAGAAGACCATAAACATGCTTTGGCATTGAAGTTCCTATATGATGCAGTAAAGGGAGCTTGTGTCCAATCTGTCTTCACAAGCCCTCCTCTTGTTGCCCAATCGTCTGCGTTCCAGAGGCTAGAGTATAACCTCATGGGCTGTTTCTTTGGGAATGGAATGCCAATTGACTCAGAGTTCTTGAACTTTCTAATGGGAGTACCATCCACAGAGAAGCTGAAATGTGCAGCAAAATAGCAAGTTAATgcaaagttgaaaaaaaagccatgaaataaaatttcatgcTCAAAGAATTTtaatacatattaaaaaatgataaatttgattagttaaattttattttgtcaatcCTCTTAGTCCAGACTCTGCTTTGATATCATAATATTAATCAATTTATACTGTTAGAAAACGGTTAATTTAAcaatttaaccattattctaactgATACAGAGTGTTCTTACATGATGACTTGTGGATTCCAAAGAACAGAGTAGGTGTGGAAATTAGACGTGGGGTCAAACCAAAGGTAGAATTGTTGCTCTCTGTTTCCTTTGCCTTGGGTGAATATGTTAGTGTGAAGAATGTAAGGATCACCGCTTAGATTACCCAAGAATTCAaagtctatctcatcccatgtTGACCCTTTTGAAGATAACTGCAAGTCAAGCACAGAAATATATACTTGTATTAGTCAAAAAAGTAcataatataagaagaaaaaaaggattgAGGCAGGCAAGTCCTATAGTGCAAGGGTACTTACATAGTATGCAGTTACTGTGCCTGCAGAGTTTCCAGGGACAAGTTTGAGCTGCATGTCAATCTTACCAAAGAGAAATTCATTCCTGGATTGAAAGCCAGAGCCAGAGGCCCTATCAAGTGAGAGAGTAAGAAGTCCCCCATTGTTGAGTATCTTACCACGACCATCACCCCAAGTGACATCAAAGTTCTGATTAAGGCTACCTGCATAGGCAACCAAAGCATAGCTAGCCAAGAAAGTTAGTAACAGCTTCAATGTTGAAGAAGAGGGAGCCATGGAgagattttcttttgttattgttattattattgatgagggTGGGACAGAAGAGGGTTGAGATGGGAGAGAAATAATGTTGGGTTGGTGAAGATTGTGGTGCATGGAATTGGCATTTTAAAGGAGGGAAAAGGTAAGTGAGAAGTGAGAACGTTATTGGAAGGGTGCCTCCCAATGTCAAGTTGTGGGGTTTCTATTTGAGTAAGAGCTGGACACAGATGGCAAAGGGTAGTGGTACTGGGTGCTATGATTTTGAAATGCAAATAGAGACAATAAATTTTGAGTAGTGATAGCTACACAAAGTTTACGTGACACACTATCACGTCGggtgaaattttcaattaaaatgatTGTTGTCGTTTTGCAATTATAATTGAATCCGTATTTTCAAAATACGATTTTACATTATGTGTGTATAAAAGTgtgcaataaaaaatatgtaataagatTTAGCCATAAATTTTagtacattttttaaatttgatgtgATTAGTACAATATTACTTTATAGGATCATAactaagttttctttttctttcgagCGATAGTTTAATAGTATAATGGAGAAAGGAGCATTTGTAGGCGGGTATTTGCGTtataagcataaaaaaaaaataaaaataaaaataaaaaaatgttaattggTCTATAAGGTTGTTGACAACACTaacactatttttattaatacaaatCATAACTTATTATTTCAATAGTcggtaaaaaaatttgtgcaaTTTATTGTATATTCACCTGTTGTTTTGCAATGTGCATGTCGCACATGTTACAAGTGACAATCCAACCTTCACTAGATAACACACAGTCGCTACTGATGAGACCTTTTAGACCAATCTTGTTGTGCCTCGTCCACTTTAAACTTGCCTTACGCAATATGGCTTACTGGATTAGACAAGTGACCAGGATAGTTGGATTTCTTTCTAGTAGAATCTCTATCTATAATCTATTATTGATAAAGATTGATTGCAAATTAACATATATCCAGCCAAATTGAAAGCTATGATTGGGTTttattctgtttttattttttatttttttataaacaacgATTGGGTTTATTCAATTTCTACTTGCGAGGAATACTTTTTGTCGGCCCACGCTCGCCCATAGTGCTCACAAGTTGCAGCAAAACCACAAGTTTGGATCAAATTATGTGTGATACTATTAATTTAAAAAGGCACTGAGATGATAATAATTGAATCAATCTGGATAGTAGTGTTCTTAAAGcatttgttaattaattatttttaaaaatttataatattgttACTGTAAGGACATGATTAGTAACGACCCAACACGatactgggttcgcacgtaaataggtccaaacaatat is a genomic window of Quercus lobata isolate SW786 chromosome 2, ValleyOak3.0 Primary Assembly, whole genome shotgun sequence containing:
- the LOC115977406 gene encoding xyloglucan endotransglucosylase/hydrolase protein 22-like, which translates into the protein MASFPSTFPVMLMISTLMLGSLILSASASNLYQDFDITWGDGRAKILNSGELLTLSLDKTSGSGFQSKNEFLFGKIDMQLKLVPGNSAGTVTAYYLSSKGSTWDEIDFEFLGNLSGDPYIIHTNVFSQGKGNREQQFYLWFDPSADFHTYSILWNPQRIIFSVDGTPIREFKNLESIGVPFPKNQAMRIYSSLWNADDWATRGGLVKTDWTQAPFTASYRNFNANACVWSSGVSSCSSSSPSSASTSNAWLSQELDSTSQDRLKWVQKNYMIYNYCTDTKRFPQGLSLECTKS
- the LOC115977407 gene encoding probable xyloglucan endotransglucosylase/hydrolase protein 23 — its product is MHHNLHQPNIISLPSQPSSVPPSSIIITITKENLSMAPSSSTLKLLLTFLASYALVAYAGSLNQNFDVTWGDGRGKILNNGGLLTLSLDRASGSGFQSRNEFLFGKIDMQLKLVPGNSAGTVTAYYLSSKGSTWDEIDFEFLGNLSGDPYILHTNIFTQGKGNREQQFYLWFDPTSNFHTYSVLWNPQVIIFSVDGTPIRKFKNSESIGIPFPKKQPMRLYSSLWNADDWATRGGLVKTDWTQAPFTASYRNFNAKACLWSSGSSSCSSKSPSSRTSNNNTWMKEDLDTTSQARLKWVQKNYMIYNYCTDTKRFPQGFPPECAITNA